TGCGGCATTAATCCGAACGATCCATAAGCTCCGAAACACGCGCTTTTTGCGCTTGCGCTCCCGATATGCTGATTGCCAGGCCTTCATCACCTGGAGCCGGGCCGTTTTATAAAGTTTTGATTTTTTACCCCAATACCCTTTAGCCCGTTTTAGCCATTTTTTGCGTCGTTTTCTGGTTTGTGGTCCAGTTGTAACTCTTGGCATATTTCACTCCTTTAAGTTTTTTTCTATTTTATGTGCCCGGTAATAACCGGCGAAAATTCTTCGCAAAACTCTGTGATACCACATGTGGTTTGGAGAGCCGACGCTTACGCTTTTTACTCTTAGAACT
This portion of the candidate division WOR-3 bacterium genome encodes:
- the rplT gene encoding 50S ribosomal protein L20, which gives rise to MPRVTTGPQTRKRRKKWLKRAKGYWGKKSKLYKTARLQVMKAWQSAYRERKRKKRVFRSLWIVRINAALKPYGISYNKFIHGLKLKNIEIDRKALSELAVRNPEEFKSLVELVKSA